Part of the Yersinia hibernica genome, CGAAAACTGGCGTCGTACTGGCAGTGTTTTAGCGGCGATTGCGCTCAGTGATGGCTCGGTATGGGTTCAGGCGGTGTTGAATAATGATCTGGCCGCAGACAGTGTGCTACGTGTGCGCGATGATGTCGAAAGTGTGCTCAGTATCCAGCCGCTGTCTTACTCGCTGGTGGAAGATAAATAATATTTAGCTTGAATGCGCAGAGGCCGGGTATTCGGCCTCTTAATATTAAAACCGCTAAACATAGAGATAAATTGCCATAAAGTGGCAGACACTGCCGCCCAACACAAAGCCGTGCCAAATAGCATGCGCAAAGCGAATCCGCTTAGAAGCATAGAAAACTACTCCCAAGGTATACAGCAAGCCGCCGACGGTCAGTAATGCCAGCCCGCCTATCTCCAGTTTTACCGCTAACTGATAAATCACAATTAAAGATAGCCAGCCCATGGTGAGGTAGGTAACCAGCGACAGCACTTCAAATCGGTGAGCAAAAGCCAGCTTGAATATCACGCCGAACAAGGCCAATCCCCAAATTACCGCCATTAAACCTCTGGCCAAGGGGGAATCTAACCCCACTAATAAAAATGGTGTATATGTCCCGGCAATTAATATGTAAATGGCACAATGGTCAAACTTTTGTAGCCAGAGTTTCGCCTGGCGATGTGGGATAGCGTGATACAACGTTGAGGCCAGAAACAGCAAAATAATACTGCCACCATACAAACTATAGCTGGTCAGCGCCTTAGTATCGGCTCCGTTATCTACTGCCTGCGCCAAAAGCAAAACCAAACCGATAATGCCGAATATCACCCCAATGCCATGGCTGATGCTATTGGCTATTTCCTCTGCCCATGGATAGGACGGTGTTATTGCGACCGTGGATGTGACCGAAGTCGGCGGCGGCGGTATCACTGATTTATTCTTCAATACTGGTTATCCTGAATAGTCATAGCGGCATAAGAGGACCGCGTTTAGGTTAACTGAGAATGATTCCAGTGTACACGTGTACGCTTAAATATTCTGTCAATACATGTAACCCGTCATGTCCACCGGATAAATCAGCAAAAAAACTAGGGCAATGGCTGATAATCAGTTAACTTTTGGCTGGTCTGTTCGTCATTTAAAATTGAGGCTTATTATGTCATTAGCAACCTTGAACTTTGGCCCACTGACAGAAACGATTCAGTTTCTGATGGAGATCGATAAGCTGAAAGACATCCAGCGGCGGACTAAAGTTATTGCGAGCTTGCGTCAGGAAAACTCGGCTGAGCACAGTTGGCATTTTGCTGTGGCGGCCATGAGTTTGGCCCCCTACGCAGGTCCGGATGTTGATATCAATCGCGTCATTAAAATGGCGCTATTGCACGATATCGTCGAGATAGATGCTGGTGATGTTATCGTCTATGACCTGGCGGCCAGAGCCGCCATTCATGAACAAGAAGTGGCTGCCGCCAAACGCTTATTTGGCATGTTGCCCCCAGCATTAGGCGCGCAATTTACCGAGCTGTGGGACGAGTATGAAGCGGAAGAGACGGCCAACGCGCGTTTTGCTACCGTGCTGGATCGCATTCTGCCCATGCTGATTAACCTGCATACTGAGGGGCAAAGTTGGATAGAAAATGGTATTCGGCTACAGCAAGTGTTGGATCGCAACCAACTGGTTGCTGAATATTACCCTGAAATTTGGCAGTGTTTACTGCCACAGTTGCAAGCAGCACAGCACAAAGGTTGGCTGAAGTAAGCCAATCCCCGCTTATTTCCCACCCGCTAAATCCAGCACACTGCCAGTGACATAAGAAGCATTATCTGACAGCAACCAGATAATTGCTTCTGCCACTTCATGTGGGTGCCCCCCACGTTTCATGGGCAACGAACTTTGTACCCGGTCAACTCGCCCCGGCTCCCCGCCACTGGCATGCATGTCGGTATAGATAAAACCGGGCCGAACCCCATTGACTCTAATGCCTTGAGCCGCCACCTCCAGTGATAACCCCGTGGTCAGTGTATCAATAGCCCCTTTGGAAGCGGCATAATCTAAATACTCCCCCGGCGCACCCAGGCGAGCAGCAGCAGAAGAGACATTCACAATCGCGCCACCATTGCCACCATGACGCAATGCCATGCGCTTAACTGCCTCACGACTACATAAAAAGTACCCGGTCACATTAGTGCTCAGCACTCGATTAATGCGTTCAGCCGTCAGTCCCTCGAGAGTCGTTTGCGGGAACAAAATACCGGCATTATTGACCAGTGCGGTGATCGGCCCTAGCTGTGCTTCAAGCTTTTCAAATAGCGCAATAACTTGAGATTCATCGGCAATATCGGCTTGTAGCGCCACTGCCAACCCACCGGCGGCGGCAATTTCAGCCACCACCTGACGGGCCGCTTGTTCATCATTGATATAATTTACCGCGACACGATAGCCGTGTTTAGCTAATAACAATGCCGTGGCACGACCAATTCCCCGGCTGCCCCCAGTCACTAATGCCACTTTTTTATGCATATTTTTGCCCCATTTCGATGTTAACTCTGCAAAGTAACACGCAACACCGCTCATTGTTATCGATTTTATACTGTGGGGCACATACCAATATTATCGGATTATTTATGCTGACTAAAATAAGCATCATGCTGTGCATTTAACTGCGGTTCCACACGATTAAGAACATGTTGTGGTGTTTCAGCCTCTAATAAACCCCATATTTTTTTAAGTTTAGTAAT contains:
- the trhA gene encoding PAQR family membrane homeostasis protein TrhA, with product MKNKSVIPPPPTSVTSTVAITPSYPWAEEIANSISHGIGVIFGIIGLVLLLAQAVDNGADTKALTSYSLYGGSIILLFLASTLYHAIPHRQAKLWLQKFDHCAIYILIAGTYTPFLLVGLDSPLARGLMAVIWGLALFGVIFKLAFAHRFEVLSLVTYLTMGWLSLIVIYQLAVKLEIGGLALLTVGGLLYTLGVVFYASKRIRFAHAIWHGFVLGGSVCHFMAIYLYV
- a CDS encoding HD domain-containing protein, producing MSLATLNFGPLTETIQFLMEIDKLKDIQRRTKVIASLRQENSAEHSWHFAVAAMSLAPYAGPDVDINRVIKMALLHDIVEIDAGDVIVYDLAARAAIHEQEVAAAKRLFGMLPPALGAQFTELWDEYEAEETANARFATVLDRILPMLINLHTEGQSWIENGIRLQQVLDRNQLVAEYYPEIWQCLLPQLQAAQHKGWLK
- a CDS encoding SDR family oxidoreductase, yielding MHKKVALVTGGSRGIGRATALLLAKHGYRVAVNYINDEQAARQVVAEIAAAGGLAVALQADIADESQVIALFEKLEAQLGPITALVNNAGILFPQTTLEGLTAERINRVLSTNVTGYFLCSREAVKRMALRHGGNGGAIVNVSSAAARLGAPGEYLDYAASKGAIDTLTTGLSLEVAAQGIRVNGVRPGFIYTDMHASGGEPGRVDRVQSSLPMKRGGHPHEVAEAIIWLLSDNASYVTGSVLDLAGGK